A single region of the Bacteroidota bacterium genome encodes:
- a CDS encoding cytochrome c biogenesis protein ResB: protein YRFVKHPAVKWLSSTPAAIASISVFTILVLLMGFIPQKDADASGFLLSTGLNHVTRSWAYLLSSLFLLVVLGFTIIRRFLPFSIKNLAFFLNHGGLWVVVVSASLGSADLWRLSLPVQEQGVSFTAYDAGNNAYRLPFAVKLIDFDIEEYPPRLGLMRNSDGTLMMKKGDKLFEVEEGSEGQLNEWKLFVVSYYTDSRRDSLRYSPDTTAGSAPSALILAMNSETRDTVLGWVSSGSFRMPPAYMNLNDEVSLAMLQPGPKKYSSKIRIYESMEHYEEFLVEVNKPVKFKGWKIYQVGYNERMGKWSTLSILELVKDPWLPVVYTGIFMILTGSLYLVWMGRSKKPE, encoded by the coding sequence ATACCGTTTTGTCAAACACCCTGCGGTTAAATGGCTGAGCAGCACTCCTGCTGCGATCGCTTCTATCAGTGTTTTTACGATTCTAGTACTGCTCATGGGTTTCATTCCTCAGAAAGATGCTGATGCTTCAGGATTCCTTCTTTCAACCGGGCTGAATCATGTTACCCGAAGCTGGGCCTATTTACTGAGTTCTTTGTTTCTTTTGGTGGTACTTGGGTTTACTATTATCCGGCGCTTTTTGCCTTTTAGTATTAAAAACCTTGCTTTTTTTCTCAATCATGGTGGTTTATGGGTTGTGGTAGTTTCCGCTTCCCTGGGTTCGGCCGATCTTTGGAGATTGAGCCTTCCGGTCCAGGAACAAGGAGTCTCCTTTACTGCCTATGATGCAGGCAATAATGCTTATCGTTTGCCTTTTGCTGTGAAACTGATTGATTTCGACATTGAGGAGTATCCTCCAAGACTAGGTCTGATGAGAAACAGCGATGGGACGTTAATGATGAAGAAAGGCGATAAACTCTTTGAGGTGGAAGAAGGTTCCGAAGGGCAACTCAATGAATGGAAGCTTTTTGTGGTAAGTTATTACACAGATTCACGCAGGGATTCGCTACGATACAGTCCTGATACTACAGCAGGATCCGCCCCTTCAGCCCTCATCCTGGCCATGAACAGTGAAACGCGGGATACCGTCCTGGGCTGGGTATCAAGCGGAAGTTTCAGAATGCCTCCTGCCTACATGAACCTGAATGATGAAGTATCACTCGCCATGCTTCAGCCTGGACCTAAAAAATACAGTTCAAAGATCAGGATATATGAGTCGATGGAACATTATGAGGAATTTCTGGTGGAGGTGAATAAACCTGTTAAATTTAAAGGATGGAAGATATACCAGGTTGGTTATAACGAGAGGATGGGAAAATGGTCGACCCTCAGCATATTGGAGCTG